The Coccidioides posadasii str. Silveira chromosome 3, complete sequence genome contains a region encoding:
- a CDS encoding uncharacterized protein (EggNog:ENOG410PQ99~COG:S~BUSCO:12706at33183) — protein MASMLHACPYCGYETEIVNVLPAFSENPHCQRCGLSVTEGDSKVDNDLSSLFARQMTVNHRPQGLTPICPATPPTPRFSNPSTVPDGPPIAYSITQHYHHSSHQARMGLQKSDSDIAGPLEQQKPPAGRYMSSRETLLRHNINPDTLFPSQLALFEQADREQKARLVELWQISPPNFGNPSSLQPFANNLPALSTHGAECSQLDSFGKALDPHNDVMMDEDSTNSCDTHAAEPYVVSGYEMLAQREYNLPTQPSLPFPQGNSPAEIPSSATYNPSTDPVYKREDRQETQPIEHQYGAFEMKNYYIGCGVARAHWLEDQHFF, from the exons ATGGCTTCCATGCTGCATGCTTGTCCATACTGTGGGTATGAGACTGAAATCGTGAATGTGCTGCCTGCGTTTTCAGAGAATCCGCACTGCCAACGG TGTGGGCTATCTGTCACTGAAGGCGATAGCAAGGTAGACAATgacctttcttctcttttcgcTCGTCAAATGACGGTGAACCATAGGCCTCAAGGCCTCACACCTATATGCCCAGCAACGCCCCCAACCCCTCGCTTTTCCAACCCGTCTACAGTTCCAGATGGCCCTCCGATCGCGTATAGCATAACTCAGCATTATCATCACTCCTCTCACCAGGCACGTATGGGACTCCAAAAATCGGATTCAGACATCGCAGGACCTTTAGAACAGCAGAAGCCTCCCGCTGGACGATACATGTCTTCCAGGGAAACGCTCTTGCGACATAACATCAACCCTGATACCCTCTTTCCTTCTCAGCTTGCGTTATTCGAACAAGCGGACCGGGAACAAAAGGCCCGGCTTGTTGAATTGTGGCAAATATCGCCCCCCAATTTTGGAAATCCATCGTCTCTTCAGCCTTTCGCCAATAATCTCCCTGCTCTTAGCACCCATGGCGCGGAATGCTCCCAACTCGACTCTTTTGGTAAGGCGCTTGATCCGCATAACGATGTTATGATGGATGAAGATAGTACCAATTCCTGCGATACCCATGCTGCTGAACCATACGTGGTTTCAGGTTATGAAATGCTGGCACAGAGGGAATATAATCTGCCCACGCAGCCTTCACTCCCCTTTCCCCAGGGAAACTCTCCCGCTGAAATTCCATCCAGCGCCACTTATAACCCTTCTACAGACCCTGTCTATAAAAGGGAGGATCGACAAGAAACCCAACCCATTGAGCACCAATACGGCGCGTTTGAAATGAAAAATTACTACATTGGGTGTGGGGTTGCGAGGGCTCATTGGCTTGAGGATCAACACTTCTTTTGA